The sequence GAACTACAGCTTGCTTCGATTCCAGCAAAGGAGGAGCATTGCTGTGTGTCAGAAGCTCCTGCGGCAGTTACCTTCAACTCCTCAAAATTGCCTCGGGGTCAGGATGGACTTCCAGGTCCCTGAGGAGATGAGGCAAGCACAGCAGTTCCGGAAGGAAGATGCCGTATTGGTCATCTATGAGATGCTCCAGCAGATCTTCGGTATTCTCaccagagacttctccagcactggCTGGTCTGAGACCATCGTTGAGGACCTCCTTGTGGAACTCCAAGGGCAGATGGAT comes from Cervus elaphus chromosome 29, mCerEla1.1, whole genome shotgun sequence and encodes:
- the LOC122686303 gene encoding interferon beta-2-like, whose amino-acid sequence is MTYRCLLQMALLLCFSTTALSMNYSLLRFQQRRSIAVCQKLLRQLPSTPQNCLGVRMDFQVPEEMRQAQQFRKEDAVLVIYEMLQQIFGILTRDFSSTGWSETIVEDLLVELQGQMDHLEPIQKEIMQRKNFTMGDMTVLHLKKYYFNLMKYLKSMEYNSCAWTVVRVQILMNFSFLKRLTVYLHD